Proteins encoded in a region of the Paramagnetospirillum magneticum AMB-1 genome:
- the thrC gene encoding threonine synthase, with product MKYVSTRGAAPALDFDDVLLAGLARDGGLYLPESWPVFSAADIRAMRGLSYAELAVRVMRPFVEGCLTEAELTRLCAESYGAFAHPAVAPLKQLGHNQWVMELFHGPTLAFKDYALQLVGRLFDHVLKKKGQKVTIVGATSGDTGSAAIEACRDRAAVDIVILHPHGRVSEVQRRQMTTVLSSNVRNVAVDGTFDDCQDLVKALFNDAAFRDEMNLSAVNSINWARVMAQIVYYFAAGVALGAPDVPMSFSVPTGNFGNVFAGYAAKLMGLPVEKLIIGSNTNDILTRFFEGGVMKADGVVPTLSPSMDIQVSSNFERLMFLALGGDGAAVAKLMDDFRKNGAMVMPQGAWTAMREVFEGYRFDDEATLAAMRSLKRSTGETLDPHSVIGVAAALKGHAARDCSMVALATAHPAKFPDAVEKATGIRPGLPPHMADLFERTERLDRMGNDADLLKQYVRAFARRENA from the coding sequence TTGAAGTATGTGAGCACCCGCGGCGCCGCACCGGCCCTTGATTTCGACGACGTCCTGCTGGCCGGTCTGGCCCGTGACGGAGGCCTGTATCTGCCGGAAAGCTGGCCGGTCTTCTCCGCCGCCGACATCCGCGCCATGCGGGGGCTGTCCTACGCCGAGCTGGCGGTGCGCGTCATGCGCCCCTTCGTCGAGGGCTGCCTGACCGAGGCCGAGCTGACCCGGCTGTGCGCCGAGTCCTACGGCGCCTTCGCCCATCCGGCGGTGGCGCCGCTCAAGCAGCTGGGTCACAACCAGTGGGTCATGGAGCTGTTCCACGGCCCGACCCTGGCCTTCAAGGACTACGCCCTGCAACTGGTCGGCCGCCTGTTCGACCACGTGCTGAAGAAGAAGGGGCAAAAGGTCACCATCGTCGGCGCCACCTCGGGCGATACCGGCTCGGCCGCCATCGAGGCCTGCCGCGACCGCGCCGCGGTGGATATCGTCATCCTCCACCCCCATGGCCGGGTGTCCGAGGTGCAGCGCCGTCAGATGACCACGGTACTGTCGTCCAACGTGCGCAACGTGGCCGTGGACGGCACTTTCGACGATTGTCAGGATCTGGTGAAGGCGCTGTTCAACGACGCCGCCTTCAGAGACGAGATGAACCTGTCGGCGGTCAATTCCATCAACTGGGCCCGCGTCATGGCCCAGATCGTCTATTACTTCGCCGCCGGCGTGGCGCTGGGCGCCCCCGACGTGCCCATGAGCTTCTCGGTGCCCACGGGCAATTTCGGCAACGTCTTCGCCGGCTATGCCGCCAAGCTGATGGGCCTGCCGGTGGAGAAGCTGATCATCGGCTCCAACACCAACGACATCCTCACCCGCTTTTTCGAAGGCGGGGTGATGAAGGCCGACGGCGTGGTCCCCACCCTGTCGCCCAGCATGGACATCCAGGTCTCGTCCAACTTCGAGCGCCTGATGTTCCTGGCCCTGGGAGGCGACGGCGCCGCCGTGGCCAAGCTGATGGATGACTTCCGCAAGAACGGCGCCATGGTCATGCCCCAGGGCGCCTGGACCGCCATGCGCGAGGTGTTCGAGGGCTACCGCTTCGACGACGAGGCGACCCTGGCCGCCATGCGCTCGCTCAAGCGCTCCACCGGCGAGACGCTGGACCCCCATTCGGTGATCGGCGTCGCCGCCGCCCTGAAGGGCCACGCCGCCCGGGATTGCTCCATGGTCGCCCTGGCCACCGCCCACCCGGCCAAGTTCCCCGACGCGGTGGAAAAGGCCACCGGCATCCGCCCCGGCCTGCCGCCCCACATGGCCGACCTGTTCGAGAGGACCGAACGGCTTGACCGGATGGGCAATGATGCCGATCTCTTGAAGCAGTATGTGCGGGCCTTCGCCCGTCGGGAAAACGCATGA
- a CDS encoding sensor histidine kinase: MVRLLLPLPLNLLFFGGTAFAVLVAELVAALVSLAMVGHVPPVVWAGAFFAPLVVAPAELAVLVAVIGRMRDEMDRRRQAEQHLLEDMAGRREVEAELRSNEEKLRAMFEKSPLGMARNRVDGSFLEANPAFLGIVGYDIEDLRSLSYWDLTPVRFGQDEATQLERLEALGHYGPYEKEYIRKDGRRVPVRLSGMLATGRDGESYIWSIVEDITESQAVERALMAKTEELARSNADLEQFAFIASHDLREPLRMVSAYMGMLERRFGPVVGDEGAEYIAYAKEGAQRMDQLVLDLLEYSRVGRMEEPLEPVPLGEVVDGVVANLSPAIAQYGASVECRSPLPAIPAVRGEMAQLLQNLIGNAVKYREPSRPLRVVVSAVRDGEYWQISVADNGIGISPEFSERIFRIFQRLHTRDCFEGTGIGLAICKRIVERHGGRIWVNSVPGEGSTFTFTLPE; this comes from the coding sequence GTGGTACGGCTGCTGCTGCCTTTGCCGCTGAACCTGCTGTTTTTTGGCGGGACCGCCTTTGCCGTGCTGGTAGCCGAACTGGTTGCCGCCCTGGTCAGCCTAGCCATGGTCGGCCATGTGCCGCCGGTGGTCTGGGCGGGGGCTTTCTTCGCGCCGCTGGTGGTGGCGCCCGCCGAACTGGCGGTGCTGGTGGCGGTGATCGGCCGCATGCGCGATGAAATGGACCGCCGGCGTCAGGCGGAACAGCACCTCTTGGAGGATATGGCGGGTCGCCGCGAGGTGGAGGCCGAGCTGCGTTCCAACGAGGAGAAGCTGCGGGCCATGTTCGAGAAGTCTCCGCTGGGCATGGCGCGCAATCGTGTCGACGGCAGTTTTCTCGAGGCCAATCCGGCCTTTCTCGGGATCGTTGGCTACGATATTGAGGATTTGCGCAGCCTGAGTTACTGGGACCTCACCCCGGTGCGTTTCGGCCAGGACGAGGCCACCCAGCTGGAGCGCCTGGAGGCCCTGGGGCATTACGGGCCCTACGAGAAGGAATACATCCGCAAGGACGGCCGACGGGTTCCCGTCCGGCTGTCGGGGATGTTGGCCACCGGCCGCGACGGGGAAAGCTATATCTGGTCCATCGTCGAGGACATCACCGAATCCCAGGCGGTCGAGCGGGCCTTGATGGCCAAGACCGAGGAACTGGCCCGGTCCAATGCCGACCTGGAGCAATTCGCCTTCATCGCGTCCCATGACCTGCGCGAGCCATTGCGCATGGTCAGCGCCTATATGGGCATGCTGGAGCGCCGCTTCGGCCCCGTGGTCGGCGACGAGGGGGCCGAGTACATCGCCTATGCCAAGGAAGGCGCCCAGCGCATGGATCAGCTTGTGCTGGACCTGCTGGAATACTCGCGGGTCGGCCGGATGGAGGAGCCGCTGGAGCCGGTTCCCCTGGGCGAGGTGGTGGATGGCGTCGTGGCCAATCTGTCACCGGCCATCGCCCAATACGGCGCCAGCGTGGAATGCCGGTCTCCGTTACCGGCCATTCCCGCCGTGCGTGGCGAGATGGCGCAGTTGCTCCAGAACCTGATCGGCAATGCGGTGAAATATCGCGAGCCGTCCCGGCCCCTGCGGGTGGTGGTATCGGCGGTTCGCGACGGCGAGTACTGGCAAATCTCGGTGGCCGATAACGGCATCGGCATCTCGCCGGAGTTCTCCGAGCGGATATTCCGCATCTTTCAGCGGCTGCACACCCGTGACTGCTTTGAAGGAACCGGCATCGGACTGGCCATCTGCAAGCGCATCGTCGAGCGCCACGGCGGCCGGATCTGGGTGAATTCGGTGCCCGGCGAAGGATCCACCTTCACCTTCACCCTGCCGGAGTAA
- a CDS encoding pentapeptide repeat-containing protein: MRHPTVTQSVQGTDWKKVRVLVFGLDDQFRFLARQTFRKLNVREVASFDQLADLGKLLVQGFDILLIDFASHPENGLRVLEGVRQPQGNPNEALPVLAVAPSTLKDTLDRAKILGIEGVIPKPISGHELGHRVGETLATPQRMAPPASLSDAPKRNFIKDADPLPEMKDAEGAGPAGAAKSAASQPIPEVAALMARLEARTGAAASLAEPRPSRSGPVEVLQGKAPSPPAQAAPPAPAPKPVQKPAPATSPAPPAPSNRGFASVSEEAPARRVAGGKLSDDDLAPVRKLSDGPIEVAGIRPDPDAEAAKRRAAKRRKEWDEAMSQAGHKARKGRDVAALDVSAVVAEHGKWLQTNGAEGKRATFTGMDLAGADLSGAILANATFREVDLSDSCLAEARLDGSDFRYATLSAANLGGANLGVAAMRHAKLNLSNLEGAVLRGTDLSGASLGGARTAGADFKGAIMMGADLRDADLSKAENLTQAQVDKAICDKATRLPPGVFRRLEEGERAV, from the coding sequence ATGCGTCATCCGACAGTGACTCAGTCGGTTCAGGGAACCGACTGGAAGAAGGTCAGGGTGCTGGTGTTCGGCCTGGACGACCAGTTCCGTTTCCTTGCCCGCCAGACTTTTCGTAAGCTGAACGTGCGCGAAGTGGCGTCCTTCGATCAGCTCGCCGATCTGGGCAAGCTGCTGGTGCAGGGATTCGACATCCTGCTAATCGATTTCGCCTCCCATCCCGAAAACGGCTTGCGGGTGCTCGAAGGGGTACGCCAGCCCCAGGGCAATCCCAATGAGGCCCTGCCGGTGCTGGCGGTGGCGCCCTCGACCCTCAAGGATACCCTCGACCGCGCCAAGATCCTGGGCATCGAGGGCGTGATTCCCAAGCCCATTTCGGGCCACGAACTGGGCCACCGGGTGGGCGAGACCCTGGCCACCCCCCAGCGCATGGCGCCGCCCGCCAGCCTGTCCGATGCCCCCAAGCGCAATTTCATCAAGGACGCCGACCCGCTGCCCGAGATGAAGGACGCGGAGGGCGCCGGTCCGGCGGGCGCGGCCAAGTCCGCCGCATCCCAGCCCATTCCCGAAGTGGCCGCCCTGATGGCGCGGCTGGAAGCCCGCACCGGCGCGGCGGCCTCGCTGGCCGAGCCCCGGCCGTCGCGCAGCGGGCCGGTGGAGGTTCTGCAGGGCAAGGCGCCGTCGCCGCCCGCTCAGGCCGCGCCGCCCGCTCCGGCGCCGAAGCCAGTCCAAAAGCCCGCTCCCGCCACATCCCCCGCCCCTCCCGCGCCGAGCAACCGGGGCTTCGCCTCGGTCTCCGAGGAGGCTCCCGCCCGCCGGGTCGCCGGGGGCAAGCTGTCCGATGACGATCTGGCGCCCGTCCGCAAGCTGTCCGACGGCCCCATCGAGGTGGCGGGCATCCGCCCCGATCCCGATGCCGAGGCCGCCAAACGCCGTGCCGCCAAGCGCCGCAAGGAGTGGGACGAGGCCATGAGCCAGGCGGGCCACAAGGCGCGCAAGGGCCGCGACGTGGCGGCGCTGGACGTGTCGGCCGTGGTGGCCGAGCATGGCAAGTGGCTGCAGACCAATGGCGCCGAGGGCAAGCGCGCCACCTTCACCGGCATGGATCTGGCCGGGGCCGACCTGTCCGGCGCCATTCTCGCCAATGCCACCTTCCGCGAGGTGGACCTGTCGGATTCCTGCCTGGCCGAGGCCCGTCTGGATGGGTCCGACTTCCGCTATGCCACCTTGTCCGCCGCCAATCTGGGCGGGGCCAATCTGGGGGTGGCGGCCATGCGGCACGCCAAGCTGAACCTCAGCAATCTCGAAGGCGCCGTGCTGCGCGGCACCGACCTGTCCGGCGCCAGCCTGGGCGGAGCGCGAACCGCCGGCGCCGACTTCAAGGGCGCCATCATGATGGGCGCCGATCTTCGCGACGCCGACCTGTCCAAGGCCGAGAACCTGACCCAGGCCCAGGTCGACAAGGCCATCTGCGACAAGGCCACCCGACTGCCGCCCGGGGTCTTCCGCCGCCTGGAGGAGGGCGAGCGGGCGGTCTGA
- a CDS encoding ABCB family ABC transporter ATP-binding protein/permease, which produces MRRRDPSSWDKGRGQGPGADWTTLRTLFPYLWPPGEAGLRLRVVAAMILLVAAKGVGVGIPLLYKQAVDTLSASPVLVPLALLVAYGAARVMAGSFAELRDIVFVKVAQRAIRKVGLGVFTHLHRLGLRFHLDRQTGGVSRAIERGTKGIEFLLNFMLFNILPTLLEIGLVTAILWGLYDGVFALITAVTIAVYIAFTLGVTEWRTKFRRAMNETDSEASTKAIDSLLNFETVKYFCNEAHEAGRYDKALARYEHAASKSKVTLSLLNMGQGAVIAVGLTLVMIRAAQGVADGTMTLGDFVLVNSYLIQLYLPLNFLGFVYREIKQSLTDMESMFRLLRENAEIEDAPGAGPLALQGGEVRFEAVSFGYNPDRRILGGVDFTVPAGKTLAIVGPSGAGKSTISRLLFRFYDVDEGRIVIDGADIRDVTQSSLRAAIGIVPQDTVLFNDTIRYNIAYGRPGASQDEIEAAARLARIDDFVQSLPQGYDTRVGERGLKLSGGEKQRVAIARTILKQPAILIFDEATSALDTQTEKEIQESLREVSRNRTTLIVAHRLSTVVDADEIVVLEHGRIVERGRHARLLEADGRYAAMWRRQQEAQTLQRRLATELMGAE; this is translated from the coding sequence ATGAGAAGACGAGACCCATCCTCCTGGGACAAGGGGCGCGGCCAGGGGCCCGGCGCCGACTGGACCACGCTCCGCACGCTGTTCCCTTATCTGTGGCCGCCGGGCGAGGCCGGGCTGCGGCTGCGGGTGGTCGCCGCCATGATCCTGCTGGTGGCCGCCAAGGGCGTGGGGGTCGGCATCCCGCTGCTGTACAAGCAGGCGGTGGACACCTTGTCGGCATCGCCGGTCCTGGTGCCGCTGGCCCTGCTGGTGGCCTATGGCGCGGCGCGCGTCATGGCCGGCAGCTTCGCCGAGTTGCGCGACATCGTCTTCGTCAAGGTGGCGCAGCGGGCCATCCGCAAGGTCGGGCTGGGGGTGTTCACCCACCTGCACCGCCTGGGGCTGCGCTTTCACCTGGACCGCCAGACCGGCGGCGTGTCCAGGGCCATCGAGCGCGGCACCAAGGGCATCGAGTTCCTGCTGAACTTCATGCTGTTCAACATCCTGCCCACCCTGCTGGAGATCGGGCTGGTCACCGCCATCCTGTGGGGCCTGTATGACGGGGTGTTCGCCCTGATCACCGCGGTGACCATCGCCGTCTACATCGCCTTCACCCTGGGCGTCACCGAGTGGCGGACCAAGTTCCGCCGCGCCATGAACGAGACGGATTCCGAGGCCTCGACCAAGGCCATCGATTCCCTGCTCAATTTCGAGACGGTGAAGTACTTCTGCAACGAGGCCCACGAGGCCGGGCGCTACGACAAGGCGCTGGCCCGCTACGAGCATGCCGCCAGCAAGAGCAAGGTGACCCTGTCCCTGCTCAACATGGGCCAGGGCGCCGTCATCGCCGTGGGCCTGACCCTGGTGATGATCCGCGCCGCCCAGGGCGTTGCCGACGGCACCATGACGCTGGGCGATTTCGTGCTGGTCAATTCCTACCTGATCCAGCTTTACCTGCCGCTCAACTTCCTGGGCTTCGTCTACCGCGAGATCAAGCAGTCGCTGACCGACATGGAATCCATGTTCCGCCTGCTGCGGGAAAACGCCGAGATCGAGGACGCCCCAGGGGCCGGCCCGCTGGCCCTGCAGGGCGGCGAGGTGCGGTTCGAGGCCGTCAGTTTTGGCTACAATCCCGACCGCCGGATTCTGGGCGGCGTCGACTTCACCGTTCCGGCCGGCAAGACGCTGGCCATCGTCGGGCCGTCGGGAGCGGGCAAGAGCACCATCTCGCGGCTGCTGTTCCGCTTCTACGACGTGGATGAGGGCCGCATCGTCATCGACGGCGCCGACATCCGCGACGTGACGCAGTCGTCGCTGCGCGCCGCCATCGGCATCGTTCCCCAGGATACCGTGCTGTTCAACGACACCATCCGCTACAACATCGCCTATGGCCGCCCCGGGGCAAGCCAGGACGAGATCGAGGCCGCCGCTCGGCTGGCCCGCATCGACGATTTCGTGCAAAGCCTGCCCCAGGGCTACGACACCCGCGTCGGCGAGCGGGGACTGAAGCTGTCGGGCGGCGAAAAGCAGCGCGTCGCCATCGCCCGGACCATTCTCAAGCAGCCCGCCATCCTGATCTTCGACGAGGCCACCAGCGCACTCGACACCCAGACGGAGAAGGAGATCCAGGAGAGCCTGCGCGAGGTGTCGCGCAACCGCACCACCCTGATCGTCGCCCATCGCCTGTCCACCGTGGTCGATGCCGACGAGATCGTGGTGCTGGAACACGGCCGCATCGTCGAGCGCGGCCGCCATGCCCGGTTGCTGGAGGCCGATGGGCGCTATGCCGCCATGTGGCGCCGCCAGCAGGAGGCCCAGACCCTGCAGCGGCGTCTGGCCACCGAACTGATGGGGGCGGAATAG
- a CDS encoding M16 family metallopeptidase — MSEIRETRLNSGLKIVTDPMDTVETVSLGVWVDAGTRHEPAEINGVSHLLEHMAFKGTARRSALDIAEEMDAVGGHLNAYTARDHTAYYAKVLKEDAALALDIISDILQNSTLEAEELGREQAVVVQEINQAIDTPDDIIFDHFQATAYPDQPLGRPVLGSEELVRAMSRDQVMGYLRGNYSAPRMVLSASGRIDHDHLVAAAGAAFSQLPPHHAAVTDQARYVGGDYREERDLEQVHVVVGFDGVAYDDPDYYSASVLSTLLGGGMSSRLFQEVREKRGLVYSIYSFASSYNDGGLFGVYAGTGEDEVAELIPVMCDEIVKVCGGVNEPEVQRARAQLKASILMSLESTTSRCEQLARQVVIYGRPVPVAEVVEKVEAITAEDCARVARRLFAGTPTFAAIGPLGKVEDFQRVADRLRP, encoded by the coding sequence ATGAGCGAGATCAGGGAGACCCGACTTAACTCCGGCCTCAAGATCGTCACCGATCCCATGGACACGGTAGAGACCGTGTCGCTGGGCGTCTGGGTCGATGCCGGCACCCGGCACGAGCCCGCCGAGATCAACGGCGTCAGCCATCTGCTGGAGCACATGGCCTTCAAGGGCACGGCGCGACGCTCGGCGCTGGACATCGCCGAGGAGATGGACGCGGTGGGCGGCCACCTCAACGCCTACACGGCGCGCGACCACACCGCCTATTACGCCAAGGTGCTGAAGGAGGATGCGGCGCTGGCGCTCGACATCATCTCCGACATCTTGCAGAACTCGACCCTGGAGGCCGAGGAGCTGGGCCGCGAGCAGGCGGTGGTGGTCCAGGAGATCAACCAGGCCATCGACACGCCCGACGACATCATCTTCGACCACTTCCAGGCCACCGCCTATCCCGACCAGCCGCTCGGCCGCCCGGTGCTGGGCAGCGAGGAACTGGTGCGGGCCATGAGCCGCGATCAGGTGATGGGCTATCTGCGCGGCAATTACTCGGCGCCGCGCATGGTGCTGTCGGCCTCGGGCCGCATCGACCACGACCATCTGGTGGCCGCGGCCGGGGCGGCGTTCTCGCAACTGCCCCCTCATCACGCGGCGGTGACCGATCAGGCCCGCTATGTGGGCGGCGATTACCGCGAGGAACGCGACCTGGAGCAGGTCCACGTGGTGGTGGGCTTCGACGGCGTCGCCTATGACGACCCGGACTATTATTCCGCCTCGGTGCTGTCCACCCTGCTGGGCGGCGGCATGTCCAGCCGCCTGTTCCAGGAAGTGCGGGAAAAGCGCGGGCTGGTCTATTCCATCTATTCCTTCGCCTCGTCCTACAACGACGGCGGCCTGTTCGGCGTCTATGCCGGTACCGGCGAGGACGAGGTGGCCGAGCTGATCCCGGTCATGTGCGATGAAATCGTCAAGGTCTGCGGCGGCGTCAACGAGCCCGAGGTGCAGCGGGCCCGCGCCCAGCTCAAGGCCTCGATTCTGATGAGCCTGGAAAGCACCACGTCGCGCTGCGAGCAGTTGGCCCGTCAGGTGGTGATCTATGGCCGCCCGGTTCCGGTGGCTGAGGTGGTGGAAAAGGTCGAAGCCATCACCGCCGAGGATTGCGCCCGGGTGGCAAGGCGCCTGTTCGCGGGAACCCCCACCTTCGCCGCCATAGGGCCGCTGGGCAAGGTTGAGGACTTCCAGCGGGTGGCCGACCGCCTGAGGCCCTGA
- a CDS encoding phasin family protein has protein sequence MFPSFDPKMFEAFSADPASFLGKVAEFQRANFEAAREITENNAKAFQQLAAIRDPQQFVTAQPAILQAVVQRNMEIVTQLWQTLGGEMSPPAPKGKGKK, from the coding sequence ATGTTCCCCAGTTTCGACCCCAAGATGTTCGAGGCCTTCAGCGCCGATCCGGCGTCCTTCCTGGGCAAGGTCGCCGAGTTCCAGCGCGCCAATTTCGAAGCCGCCCGCGAGATCACCGAGAATAACGCCAAGGCCTTCCAGCAACTGGCCGCCATCCGCGACCCGCAGCAGTTCGTCACTGCCCAGCCCGCCATCCTTCAGGCGGTGGTGCAGCGGAACATGGAGATCGTCACTCAGCTATGGCAGACCCTGGGCGGAGAAATGTCTCCCCCCGCCCCCAAGGGCAAGGGCAAGAAATAG